GCAGAGAGGTTTCTTGGTGAAAGGAGAAGAATTGTTGGAATTCGACTGGAGATGGCCTCGTTATCAATAGATAACGAGGAAATTGGTAATAAAGGTAGAATGTGGGCCTTGCAGCAGCAGCTTGATCCACCTATGGATGAAGAGGGTGAGGGGCTTAGGAACAGGTATGATGAAAAGGTATATAACATTATCCTTAGTAGTTCTTGGTTTATGGAAATAGACAGCAATCGCTATTACAGAAGCCCAGGCATGACCTAACTATGGATTCAAATTACAAAAGGTTTTTAAATTCCCCAGGTAATCTAAACCAAATtacttgttctttgaatttaGCTGGTAATGGTGATGATGGTGAAGGGGTAGTTATAAATGTTAATCAAGAATTGAATTCCTGCTGTTTATGATGCCTGCCAGCGTGCTGTGCAGTTGTATTTCTGTATATGGAGTCATAGAATGTAGCATGCCAGGAAAAATAGTGCATTAGAATAGCGTAATTGCAAGATCCTCGAAAGATTGTTTTCATTGCTCATTCAGCTCGTTTCTTTCAGGACTCTTCTACTTTATTTCTCCTTCAGCTTGCATTCCAAAGCCTTGGTGTGGTGTACGGAGATTTAGGCACATCTCCTTTATATGTTTTCTACAACACATTTCCTAATGGAATCAAGGATCCAGAGGACGTGATTGGAGCTCTATCACTGATTATATATTCTCTCACTCTCGTCCCTCTCCTGAAATATGTTTTCATTGTTTGTAGGGCAAATGATAATGGACAAGGTAAAGTAAACTCAAACTAACGTTGATGAAGCCATTAAATTATTCTGACCTTTTATCCTCTTTCTGGTGCAGGAGGAACATTTGCTCTTTATTCGCTGCTCTGCCGACATGCAAAACTGAAGACGATACCCAACCAAGACCATTCCGATGAGAAACTAACAACTTATAGTCATTCTACATTCCATGAAAAATCCTTTGCTGCAAAGACCAAGAGATGGTTAGAAAGACATACATTCAGGAAGAATTCACTTCTTGTTCTCGTTCTTGTAGGCACTTGCATGGTGATCGGGGATGGAATTCTCACTCCGGCCATTTCAGGTTTTCAGGATTTAGTGCCCGCCTTCTTACTTTTGTTCGCCAAAATTCTTCTTAGAAGATGTTGATAACACCATCTTTTGCAGTTTTATCGGCTGTTCAAGGAATCAAGTTAGGCCGTCCTGAGATGAGTAGTGGTATCTCCTTGCTCTGAGACTAAATAATCTGACGCACTGGTCCCTGTCGAAAGACAGTTCCCTCACCTCCTAATCTTTCAATGTTCCACTAATTTAGGAGATTTTCCTCTGACTGTATACTTTATTTTCTCTTGTACAGAAATTGTTCTTGTTGTCGCCGTGATAATATTAGTAGTTTTGTTCTGTCTGCAACACCGTGGCGTAGAAAAAATTACCTGGATTTTTGCCCCTATTGTCCTCCTCTGGTTTCTTTTAATCGGAGGTATCGGCATATACaatattatcaaatatgatAGCAGTGCTCTGAAAGCTTTTTCACCACTGTATATATACCGATATTTCAGAAGGGGTCGGAAAGAGAGCTGGACTTCTCTTGGAGGTGTTATGCTCAGTATAACAGGTaaacttttatgttttatgaGTTAATTTCTGTCTTTTTCTTAAATCCCATTTAATGTTCATTAAATAATTGAACTAAATTTGTAGTATTCAATTCTGATGTCTAGTTGTGAACCATTACAGGGACGGAAGCCCTCTTTGCGGATCTATCCCATTTTTCGGTGGCCAGCATACAAATTGCT
This region of Populus alba chromosome 3, ASM523922v2, whole genome shotgun sequence genomic DNA includes:
- the LOC118028611 gene encoding potassium transporter 11 isoform X2, which codes for MASLSIDNEEIGNKGRMWALQQQLDPPMDEEGEGLRNRYDEKDSSTLFLLQLAFQSLGVVYGDLGTSPLYVFYNTFPNGIKDPEDVIGALSLIIYSLTLVPLLKYVFIVCRANDNGQGGTFALYSLLCRHAKLKTIPNQDHSDEKLTTYSHSTFHEKSFAAKTKRWLERHTFRKNSLLVLVLVGTCMVIGDGILTPAISVLSAVQGIKLGRPEMSSEIVLVVAVIILVVLFCLQHRGVEKITWIFAPIVLLWFLLIGGIGIYNIIKYDSSALKAFSPLYIYRYFRRGRKESWTSLGGVMLSITGTEALFADLSHFSVASIQIAFTVVVFPCLLSAYSGQAAYLLKNSDNVVDAFYRSIPDSIYWPVLIIATGAAVVASQATITASFSVIKQAAAVYCFPRVKVMHTSEKMLSHIYIPEINWILMILCIAVTVGFRNQSQIGNASGIAVVIVMLVTTALMVLIMLLVWWWHWILVVLFTLLSLVVEVTYFSALLFKINQGGWVPLVIAAVFLTIMCAWHYGTMKRYEFEVHSKVSMPWILGLGPSLGLVRVPGVGLVYTELASGVPHIFSHFFTNLPALHSVVVFVCMKYLPVHTVLEEERFLA